Proteins from a single region of Streptomyces vinaceus:
- the gyrA gene encoding DNA gyrase subunit A: protein MADETTPTAENPAEEQPVLRIEPVGLETEMQRSYLDYAMSVIVSRALPDVRDGLKPVHRRVLYAMYDGGYRPEKGFYKCARVVGDVMGTYHPHGDSSIYDALVRLAQPWSMRMPLVDSNGNFGSPGNDPAAAMRYTECKLMPQAMEMLRDIDEETVDFTDNYDGRNQEPTVLPARFPNLLVNGSAGIAVGMATNIPPHNLREVAAGAQWALEHPEATHEELLEALLERIKGPDFPSGALVVGRKGIEEAYRTGRGSITMRAVVEVEEIQNRQCLVVTELPYQTNPDNLAQKIADLVKDGKIGGIADVRDETSSRTGQRLVIVLKRDAVAKVVLNNLYKHTDLQTNFGANMLALVDGVPRTLSIDAFIRHWVQHQIEVIVRRTKFRLRKAEERAHILRGLLKALDAIDEVIALIRRSNTVEIAREGLMGLLEIDEIQANAILEMQLRRLAALERQKIVAEHDELQAKINEYNAILASPEKQRSIVSEELAALVEKYGDDRRSKLVPFDGDMSMEDLIAEEDIVVTITHGGYVKRTKTEDYRSQKRGGKGVRGTKLKQDDLVDHFFVSTTHHWLLFFTNKGRVYRSKAYELPDAGRDARGQHVANLLAFQPDEKIAQILAIRDYEAAPYLILATKGGLVKKTALKDYDSPRSGGVIAINLRETGADGADGAADELIGAELVSAEDDLLLISKKAQSIRFTATDDALRPMGRATSGVKGMSFREGDELLSMSVVRPGTFVFTATDGGYAKRTPVDEYRVQGRGGLGIKAAKIVEDRGSLVGALVVDESDEILAITLGGGVIRTRVNEVRETGRDTMGVQLINLGKRDAVVGIARNAEAGQEADEVEETDAAEGQAAEAAEGTQPSAGEHEE, encoded by the coding sequence ATGGCCGACGAAACCACCCCCACCGCCGAGAATCCCGCGGAGGAGCAGCCCGTGCTGCGCATCGAGCCCGTCGGGCTCGAGACGGAGATGCAGCGCTCCTACCTCGACTACGCGATGTCCGTCATCGTGTCCCGCGCGCTGCCCGACGTACGGGACGGCCTCAAGCCGGTCCACCGCCGCGTGCTGTACGCGATGTACGACGGCGGTTACCGGCCCGAGAAGGGCTTCTACAAGTGCGCCCGCGTCGTCGGCGACGTCATGGGCACGTACCACCCGCACGGCGACAGCTCGATCTACGACGCCCTGGTCCGCCTGGCCCAGCCGTGGTCGATGCGCATGCCGCTGGTGGACAGCAACGGCAACTTCGGCTCCCCGGGCAACGACCCGGCGGCCGCGATGCGCTACACCGAGTGCAAGCTGATGCCGCAGGCCATGGAGATGCTCCGGGACATCGACGAGGAGACCGTCGACTTCACGGACAACTACGACGGCCGCAACCAGGAGCCCACCGTCCTGCCGGCGCGGTTCCCGAACCTGCTGGTGAACGGCTCCGCCGGTATCGCGGTCGGCATGGCGACCAACATCCCGCCGCACAACCTGCGCGAGGTCGCGGCGGGCGCGCAGTGGGCGCTGGAGCACCCGGAGGCCACGCACGAGGAGCTCCTGGAGGCGCTGCTGGAGCGCATCAAGGGTCCTGACTTCCCTTCGGGCGCCCTGGTCGTGGGCCGCAAGGGCATCGAGGAGGCGTACCGGACCGGTCGCGGCTCCATCACGATGCGCGCGGTGGTCGAGGTCGAGGAGATCCAGAACCGCCAGTGCCTGGTGGTGACGGAGCTTCCGTACCAGACCAACCCGGACAACCTGGCGCAGAAGATCGCCGACCTGGTGAAGGACGGCAAGATCGGCGGCATCGCCGACGTGCGCGACGAGACCTCCTCGCGCACCGGCCAGCGCCTGGTGATCGTGCTCAAGCGCGACGCCGTCGCCAAGGTCGTGCTGAACAACCTGTACAAGCACACCGACCTCCAGACGAACTTCGGCGCGAACATGCTGGCGCTGGTGGACGGCGTGCCGCGCACGCTGTCGATCGACGCGTTCATCCGCCACTGGGTGCAGCACCAGATCGAGGTCATCGTCCGGCGTACGAAGTTCCGCCTGCGCAAGGCGGAGGAGCGGGCGCACATCCTGCGCGGCCTGCTCAAGGCGCTGGACGCGATCGACGAGGTCATCGCGCTGATCCGGCGCAGCAACACGGTCGAGATCGCGCGCGAGGGCCTGATGGGCCTGCTGGAGATCGACGAGATCCAGGCCAACGCGATCCTGGAGATGCAGCTGCGGCGCCTGGCGGCCCTGGAGCGGCAGAAGATCGTCGCCGAGCACGACGAACTCCAGGCGAAGATCAACGAGTACAACGCGATCCTGGCCTCGCCGGAGAAGCAGCGTTCGATCGTCAGCGAGGAACTGGCGGCCCTCGTCGAGAAGTACGGCGACGACCGGCGCTCCAAGCTGGTCCCCTTCGACGGCGACATGTCCATGGAGGACCTGATCGCCGAAGAGGACATCGTCGTCACGATCACGCACGGCGGCTACGTCAAGCGCACCAAGACCGAGGACTACCGCTCGCAGAAGCGCGGCGGCAAGGGCGTGCGCGGCACGAAGCTGAAGCAGGACGACCTGGTCGACCACTTCTTCGTCTCCACCACGCACCACTGGCTGCTGTTCTTCACGAACAAGGGCCGGGTCTACCGCTCCAAGGCGTACGAGCTGCCGGACGCCGGCCGTGACGCCCGTGGGCAGCACGTGGCCAACCTGCTGGCCTTCCAGCCGGACGAGAAGATCGCCCAGATCCTCGCGATCCGCGACTACGAGGCCGCCCCGTACCTGATCCTGGCCACCAAGGGCGGCCTGGTGAAGAAGACGGCGCTCAAGGACTACGACTCGCCCCGTTCGGGTGGTGTCATCGCGATCAACCTCCGGGAGACCGGCGCCGACGGTGCCGACGGTGCTGCTGACGAGCTGATCGGCGCCGAGCTGGTCTCCGCCGAGGACGACCTGCTGCTGATCAGCAAGAAGGCGCAGTCGATCCGCTTCACGGCGACCGACGACGCGCTGCGTCCGATGGGCCGCGCCACCTCGGGCGTGAAGGGCATGAGTTTCCGTGAAGGTGACGAACTGCTCTCCATGAGCGTGGTGCGGCCCGGTACGTTCGTCTTCACCGCGACCGACGGCGGCTACGCCAAGCGGACGCCGGTCGACGAGTACCGCGTCCAGGGCCGTGGCGGTCTGGGCATCAAGGCCGCGAAGATCGTGGAGGACCGCGGGTCGCTCGTCGGCGCGCTGGTGGTGGACGAATCGGACGAGATTCTCGCCATCACGCTCGGCGGCGGTGTGATTCGTACGCGAGTCAACGAAGTCAGGGAGACCGGCCGTGACACCATGGGCGTCCAGCTGATCAACCTGGGCAAGCGCGATGCCGTGGTCGGTATCGCTCGTAACGCCGAGGCCGGTCAGGAAGCTGACGAGGTCGAGGAGACCGACGCAGCCGAAGGACAGGCCGCCGAGGCCGCCGAGGGCACGCAGCCCTCGGCCGGGGAGCACGAGGAGTAA
- a CDS encoding DUF3566 domain-containing protein, producing the protein MSGATGAGPAKTGEDGTRGPAADSPDTPDGGAEAVEGRGRTVTDTRKPQPEKAAAAAGAAAPGRPPEQPYHPPQAYAAPQAPGAPRGAGDAAAQRKARTGARTTPRTRKARLRVAKADPWSVMKVSFLLSIALGVCTIVAAAVLWMVMDAMGVFSTVGGTISEATGSNESNGFDLQSFLSLPRVLIFTSVIAVIDVVLATALATLGAFIYNLSAGFVGGVELTLAEDE; encoded by the coding sequence GTGAGTGGAGCCACGGGCGCCGGACCGGCCAAGACTGGGGAGGACGGTACCCGTGGCCCCGCCGCGGACTCCCCGGACACCCCGGACGGTGGCGCCGAGGCCGTCGAGGGCAGGGGGAGAACCGTGACGGACACCCGCAAGCCGCAGCCGGAGAAGGCCGCCGCCGCTGCCGGCGCGGCCGCACCCGGCCGGCCGCCGGAGCAGCCGTACCACCCGCCGCAGGCGTACGCGGCGCCCCAGGCGCCGGGTGCGCCGCGGGGGGCCGGGGACGCCGCGGCGCAGCGCAAGGCGCGTACGGGGGCCCGTACGACGCCCAGGACGCGCAAGGCGCGGCTGCGGGTGGCCAAGGCCGACCCGTGGTCGGTGATGAAGGTCAGCTTCCTGCTGTCGATCGCGCTGGGCGTGTGCACGATCGTCGCGGCGGCGGTGCTGTGGATGGTCATGGACGCCATGGGCGTCTTCTCGACCGTCGGCGGCACCATCAGCGAGGCGACCGGGTCGAACGAGAGCAACGGCTTCGATCTCCAGTCGTTCCTGTCGCTGCCGCGCGTTCTGATCTTCACGTCGGTGATCGCGGTCATCGACGTGGTGCTGGCGACGGCTCTGGCCACCCTGGGCGCGTTCATCTACAACTTGTCGGCGGGCTTCGTCGGCGGTGTGGAGCTCACGCTCGCCGAGGACGAATGA
- the gyrB gene encoding DNA topoisomerase (ATP-hydrolyzing) subunit B encodes MLCQKGRFVADSGNPNDNQSTAGENGEVTASYDASAIQVLEGLDAVRKRPGMYIGSTGERGLHHLVYEVVDNSVDEALAGHADTIDVTILADGGVRVIDNGRGIPVGIVPSEGKPAVEVVLTVLHAGGKFGGGGYAVSGGLHGVGVSVVNALSTKVAVEVKTDGHRWTQDYKLGVPTAPLAKNEATDEHGTSVTFWADGDIFETTEYSFETLSRRFQEMAFLNKGLTLKLTDERESAKATVGADDPEADTAEPTARTVTYYYEGGIVDFVKYLNSRKGELIHPTVIDVEAEDKERMLSVEIAMQWNSQYSEGVYSFANTIHTHEGGTHEEGFRAALTGLVNRYARDKKLLREKDDNLAGEDIREGLTAIISVKLGEPQFEGQTKTKLGNTEAKTFVQKVVHEHLNDWFDRNPVEAADIVRKSIQAATARVAARKARDLTRRKGLLESASLPGKLSDCQSNDPTKCEIFIVEGDSAGGSAKSGRNPMYQAILPIRGKILNVEKARIDKILQNTEVQALISAFGTGVHEDFDIEKLRYHKIILMADADVDGQHINTLLLTFLFRFMRPLVEAGHVYLSRPPLYKIKWGRDDFEYAYSDRERDALVELGKQNGKRIKEDSIQRFKGLGEMNAEELRVTTMDVDHRVLGQVTLDDAAQADDLFSVLMGEDVEARRSFIQRNAKDVRFLDI; translated from the coding sequence GTGCTGTGCCAGAAAGGGCGCTTCGTGGCCGATTCCGGCAACCCCAACGACAACCAGTCCACAGCCGGCGAGAACGGCGAGGTCACCGCCTCGTACGACGCCAGTGCGATCCAGGTCCTGGAGGGCTTGGACGCGGTCCGCAAGCGGCCCGGCATGTACATCGGCTCGACCGGTGAGCGCGGGCTCCACCACCTCGTGTACGAGGTGGTGGACAACTCCGTCGACGAGGCCCTGGCCGGGCACGCGGACACCATCGACGTGACGATCCTCGCCGACGGCGGTGTGCGGGTCATCGACAACGGCCGCGGCATCCCGGTCGGCATCGTGCCGTCCGAGGGCAAGCCGGCCGTCGAGGTCGTCCTGACGGTCCTGCACGCGGGCGGCAAGTTCGGCGGTGGCGGCTACGCCGTCTCCGGCGGTCTGCACGGCGTCGGCGTCTCCGTCGTGAACGCCCTGTCGACCAAGGTCGCGGTCGAGGTCAAGACGGACGGCCACCGCTGGACCCAGGACTACAAGCTGGGCGTGCCGACGGCCCCGCTGGCCAAGAACGAGGCGACCGACGAGCACGGCACGTCCGTCACGTTCTGGGCCGACGGCGACATCTTCGAGACGACCGAGTACTCCTTCGAGACGCTGTCGCGGCGCTTCCAGGAGATGGCCTTCCTCAACAAGGGCCTGACCCTGAAGCTGACCGACGAGCGCGAATCGGCCAAGGCGACCGTCGGTGCGGACGACCCCGAGGCGGACACGGCCGAGCCCACCGCGCGCACCGTCACGTACTACTACGAGGGCGGCATCGTCGACTTCGTGAAGTACCTGAACTCGCGCAAGGGCGAGCTCATCCACCCGACCGTCATCGACGTCGAGGCCGAGGACAAGGAGCGCATGCTCTCGGTCGAGATCGCGATGCAGTGGAACTCGCAGTATTCGGAGGGCGTCTACTCCTTCGCGAACACGATCCACACGCACGAGGGCGGTACGCACGAGGAGGGCTTCCGCGCGGCGCTGACGGGTCTGGTGAACCGTTACGCGCGCGACAAGAAGCTGCTGCGCGAGAAGGACGACAACCTCGCGGGCGAGGACATCCGCGAGGGTCTGACCGCGATCATCTCGGTCAAGCTGGGCGAGCCCCAGTTCGAGGGCCAGACGAAGACCAAGCTGGGCAACACGGAGGCCAAGACCTTCGTGCAGAAGGTCGTCCACGAGCACCTCAACGACTGGTTCGACCGCAACCCGGTCGAGGCCGCGGACATCGTCCGCAAGTCGATCCAGGCGGCCACGGCCCGCGTCGCGGCCCGCAAGGCCCGCGACCTGACCCGTCGCAAGGGCCTGCTGGAGAGCGCCTCGCTGCCGGGCAAGCTGTCCGACTGCCAGTCGAACGACCCGACCAAGTGCGAGATCTTCATCGTCGAGGGTGACTCCGCCGGCGGCTCCGCGAAGTCCGGCCGCAACCCGATGTACCAGGCCATCCTGCCGATCCGCGGCAAGATCCTGAACGTCGAGAAGGCCCGGATCGACAAGATCCTCCAGAACACCGAGGTCCAGGCGCTGATCAGCGCCTTCGGCACCGGTGTGCACGAGGACTTCGACATCGAGAAGCTCCGCTATCACAAGATCATCCTGATGGCGGACGCCGACGTCGACGGCCAGCACATCAACACCCTGCTGCTGACCTTCCTCTTCCGCTTCATGCGGCCGCTGGTCGAGGCGGGTCACGTGTACCTGTCCCGCCCGCCGCTGTACAAGATCAAGTGGGGCCGGGACGACTTCGAGTACGCGTACTCGGACCGCGAGCGCGACGCGCTGGTGGAGCTCGGCAAGCAGAACGGCAAGCGGATCAAGGAAGACTCGATCCAGCGCTTCAAGGGTCTGGGCGAGATGAACGCCGAGGAGCTGCGCGTCACGACCATGGACGTGGACCACCGCGTGCTCGGCCAGGTCACCCTCGACGACGCGGCCCAGGCCGACGACCTGTTCTCGGTGCTCATGGGCGAGGACGTCGAAGCCCGGCGCTCCTTCATCCAGCGCAACGCCAAGGACGTTCGGTTCCTCGACATCTGA